The window CGCTGTCGCTGCCCCCCGGCTCGCCGAGCGGCCGGAGCGAGAGACCTGGGCCCTGTCCCTGATGGACGGGCACGCGGTTCCGCAGGTCCGGCAGGGCGAAAGTGGTGCGGCCGTCGCCGCCGTAGGTGGTGCCGAGCAGACTGAACAGCGCGGTGTTCTGCGAGATCGGGAGGATCTGGCCATCACACCTGGCCCAGCCCGTCGGGGCGAAATTTCCGGCGAACAGACGGATCTCTCCAACAAATGGGTCCATGACTCGGTCCTTTAGGCCTGGCTCGGGAAGATCCCGTACAGGGAAATGATGAAGGAGAGGGGCAGATAGGGAGCCATATTCTCGTGCGGCTGGCTGCCTCCGGTCCCGCCCAGAGCGGCCGCGTTCATCGCCATGACCGGCATGTCGTCCAGATACGCCTGCCCGGCCGCCGGGCGAGCCAGGACCCGGCCCTGCGGCGCACCGCTGGTGGCCGGCGCTCCGCTGGCCATCAGCGCATGGGAGTGTGGGGGCAGCTGAGCCTGCGTCAGGGTGACGGTCTCGACGCCGCCCACAGCGCCCATGGGGTAGGGAGTCTGAATTCCAGGCCCCTGACCCTGATGCAGCGGAGAGCGGCCGCGCAGGTCCGGCAGGGCGAATGTCGACTGCCCGTCGCCACCGTAGGTCGTCCCGATCAAGGTGAACAGGACGTCATTTTCGGAGATCGGCAGAAGCTGCCCGTCACAGAAGGCCCAGCCGGCTGGGGCAAAGTTTCCGGCGAACATGCGGATCTCACCGACGTAAGGTTGGCCCATATCAATTCCTTGAGGGGAAGATCCCCTGCAGCGCGATGATGTAATTCAGGACCAGGTAAGGAGGCCGGTTCTCATGGGGTTGACCGCCGCCGACGGCCTGAATGGACGATGAGTTCAACGCCACGCTGCCCGCACCATCCGTGTACAAGGCGACCTCACCTGTCGCGGCGAGGACGTTCCCGGCTGGGCCGATGGCGCTGCCGGGGCTGCTGCTGGCGTTCAACGCGTGATTGTGCGCCGGCACCTCGTTGGTATTCAGCGTGTGTAATTCCTGGCCGGCCATCTGCCCTGGGTAGGGACCGCTCGCATGCATCGGCCGGCGCCCCCGCAGGTCTGGAAGGGCGAAGTTTGTCTGCCCGTTCCCGCCATACGCCGTGCCAAGCAGGGAAAACAGCGCCTGATTCTGGTTGATGGGCAGCAGCTGGCCGTTACACATCGCCCAGCCTTTGGGCGCGAAGTTGAAGCTGGTAAGGCGGATTTCCGCCAGGAAGGGTTCAGACATGCCGGTCTCCTGAAAACTGAGGTCGGTCCCGGCCGTTCACGGCAGGGTGCAGGTGCCGTTCTGCGGATCGAGGGGGGCGCTGCGGATTCGTGCAGTGGAGGGAGAGTTCGCCGCCTGAATAAAGCTGATCGCTCCGGCATCGCTGGT is drawn from Deinococcus ficus and contains these coding sequences:
- a CDS encoding phage tail protein — its product is MGQPYVGEIRMFAGNFAPAGWAFCDGQLLPISENDVLFTLIGTTYGGDGQSTFALPDLRGRSPLHQGQGPGIQTPYPMGAVGGVETVTLTQAQLPPHSHALMASGAPATSGAPQGRVLARPAAGQAYLDDMPVMAMNAAALGGTGGSQPHENMAPYLPLSFIISLYGIFPSQA
- a CDS encoding phage tail protein, which translates into the protein MSEPFLAEIRLTSFNFAPKGWAMCNGQLLPINQNQALFSLLGTAYGGNGQTNFALPDLRGRRPMHASGPYPGQMAGQELHTLNTNEVPAHNHALNASSSPGSAIGPAGNVLAATGEVALYTDGAGSVALNSSSIQAVGGGQPHENRPPYLVLNYIIALQGIFPSRN